One region of Jatrophihabitans cynanchi genomic DNA includes:
- the rplD gene encoding 50S ribosomal protein L4: protein MALSVTVQNPADTAAKSAEVELPDEVFDVPLNVALIHQVVVGQLAAARQGTHSTKTRGEVRGGGAKPYRQKGTGRARQGSTRAPQFAGGGVVHGPQPRSYDQRTPKKMKAAALRGALSDRARNERLFVVSSLVTGDAPSTKDAAATLAKVSGAANILVVAERSDELTWKSLRNVQTVHILEPGQLNTYDVLISDDVVFTKGALDAFLAGPAKGKSAKGAATSAEAAEATESAEEA, encoded by the coding sequence ATGGCGCTGTCAGTCACCGTGCAGAACCCGGCCGACACCGCAGCCAAGAGCGCGGAGGTCGAGCTTCCGGACGAGGTCTTCGACGTCCCGCTGAACGTCGCGCTGATCCACCAGGTCGTGGTCGGCCAGCTGGCCGCCGCGCGGCAGGGCACCCACTCGACCAAGACCCGCGGCGAGGTCCGTGGCGGCGGCGCGAAGCCGTACCGCCAGAAGGGCACCGGTCGCGCCCGCCAGGGCTCCACCCGCGCACCCCAGTTCGCCGGTGGCGGCGTGGTGCACGGCCCGCAGCCGCGCAGCTACGACCAGCGCACGCCCAAGAAGATGAAGGCCGCCGCCCTGCGCGGTGCGCTCTCGGACCGGGCCCGCAACGAGCGGCTGTTCGTGGTGTCCTCGCTGGTCACCGGTGACGCGCCGTCGACCAAGGACGCCGCCGCCACGCTGGCCAAGGTCAGCGGTGCGGCCAACATCCTGGTCGTGGCCGAGCGCTCGGACGAGCTGACCTGGAAGAGCCTGCGCAACGTGCAGACCGTGCACATCCTCGAGCCCGGCCAGCTGAACACCTACGACGTGCTGATCAGCGACGACGTGGTGTTCACCAAGGGCGCGCTGGACGCGTTCCTCGCCGGCCCCGCCAAGGGCAAGTCGGCCAAGGGTGCCGCCACCAGCGCTGAAGCCGCCGAAGCAACCGAGAGTGCCGAGGAGGCCTGA
- the rplC gene encoding 50S ribosomal protein L3, translating into MANESRDTKGILGEKLGMTQVFDENNRIVPVTVVKAGPCVVTQIRTQEKDGYTAVQLAYGQIDPRKVTKPVAGHYKAAEVTPRRHLVEVRTDAIADYTVGQELTADVFEVGSIVDVSGTTKGKGTAGVMKRHGFAGVSSSHGSHRNHRKPGSIGACATPGRVFKGLRMAGRMGHERQTTQSLVVHKVDTERGLLLIKGAVPGPKGGLVLVRTAAKGA; encoded by the coding sequence ATGGCTAACGAAAGCCGAGACACCAAGGGCATCCTGGGCGAGAAGCTCGGCATGACCCAGGTCTTCGACGAGAACAACCGGATAGTCCCGGTGACCGTCGTCAAGGCCGGGCCGTGCGTCGTCACCCAGATCCGCACCCAGGAGAAGGACGGCTACACCGCCGTCCAGCTCGCCTACGGGCAGATCGACCCGCGCAAGGTCACCAAGCCGGTGGCCGGGCACTACAAGGCCGCCGAGGTCACCCCGCGCCGGCACCTCGTCGAGGTCCGCACCGACGCCATTGCCGACTACACCGTCGGGCAGGAGCTGACCGCGGACGTGTTCGAGGTCGGCAGCATCGTCGACGTCAGCGGCACCACCAAGGGCAAGGGCACCGCGGGCGTCATGAAGCGCCACGGCTTCGCCGGCGTCTCCTCCTCGCACGGCTCGCACCGCAACCACCGCAAGCCCGGTTCGATCGGCGCCTGCGCCACACCGGGCCGCGTGTTCAAGGGGCTGCGCATGGCCGGCCGGATGGGCCACGAGCGGCAGACCACGCAGAGCCTGGTCGTGCACAAGGTCGACACCGAGCGCGGACTGCTGCTCATCAAGGGTGCCGTTCCCGGTCCCAAGGGCGGGCTGGTCCTCGTCCGTACCGCGGCGAAGGGAGCCTGA
- the rpsJ gene encoding 30S ribosomal protein S10: MAGQKIRIRLKAYDHEAIDASARKIVETVTRTGARVVGPVPLPTEKNIYCVIRSPHKYKDSREHFEMRTHKRLIDILDPTPKTVDALMRIDLPASVDVNIQ, translated from the coding sequence ATGGCGGGACAGAAGATCCGCATTCGGCTCAAGGCCTATGACCACGAGGCCATCGACGCCAGCGCGCGCAAGATCGTCGAGACCGTGACGCGCACCGGTGCCCGGGTCGTCGGCCCGGTGCCGCTGCCGACGGAGAAGAACATCTACTGCGTCATCCGTTCGCCGCACAAGTACAAGGACAGTCGCGAGCACTTCGAGATGCGCACCCACAAGCGGCTCATCGACATCCTCGACCCGACGCCGAAGACGGTCGACGCGCTCATGCGCATCGACCTGCCGGCATCGGTCGACGTCAACATCCAGTAA